The DNA sequence ATCAGGTGGCGAGCGGTGCGTACTTCTCCGACGAGCGCCTGTGGCAGATCTACCGGGATCGTCACGACAGCGCATCGGTGAGCTACGTCGTGCTCGGGCCGCAGCTCCTGGGCAGTGACACGACGGTCTCCGTCAGTGACGCCGAGATCTCGCAGTTCTACGAGCGCAACAAGAAGCGCTTCGAGAAGCCGGGCCGCGCGGTCGTGTCGCTCCTCACGGTGCCGCGCACGGTGACCGCGCTGGACTCGGCCGACGCCAAGGCCAAGGCCGAGCGTATCCGCGCCGAAGTCGTGGGCGGTGCCAAGTTCGAGGATGTGGCCAAGCGGGAGTCGATCGACTCGGTGTCCGCTGCGCAGGGTGGCGCGCTGGGCAAGCGTGGCAAGAACTCGTACGTGCCGGCCTTCGAAGCCGCCGCGTACGCGCTCAAGGTGGGCGAGATCTCGCAGCCCATCCTGACGCAGTTCGGCTACCACATCATCAAGCTCAACGCCAAGGGCAACGGTGACACGCTGGACCTGAGCCACATTCTGGTGGCGGTGGGTCAGAGCGACTCGAGCGCGACGCGGACCGACCGCCGCGCCGACTCGCTGGCGAGCAAGGCTGCCAACCTCGAAGACGGCAAGAAGTTCGATGACGCCGCGAAGTCGCTCGGCGTGACGCCGGTGAGCGTGGTGACCATCGAGAACGAGCCGCTGTCGTTTGCCGGCCGGTACGTGCCGAGCGTGAGCGCGTGGGCCTTCTCGGGCGTGCGCCCGGGTGAGACCAGCGATCTCTTCGATGCACCGGACGCCTACTACCTTGCCCGCATCGACTCGCTGACGCCGGGTGGGCAGCAGCCGCTCAGCGAGGTGAAGGCCGATATCCAGCGCCGCCTCGCGCGCGACAAGCGTATCGAGAAGCTCCGCCCGATCGGGGAGCAGCTCGTGGCCGCCGCGAAGTCGGGCACGCTCGAGACCGCGGCCGCGGCCAAGAGCCTCTCGGTGGAGAAGAGCCAGCCGTTCTCGCGCATCAATGCCGTGCCG is a window from the Gemmatimonadaceae bacterium genome containing:
- a CDS encoding peptidyl-prolyl cis-trans isomerase, with product MLQSMRSAAKYIWIILIVAFVGSFLLYETSGLAGRQPVTTSTAIGSVNGEEILLTAWQNAVNSLEQQQQQQNGRGLTLDERKTLEDRAFNELVNEILLQQEYKRRGITVSDDEILQAAKVAPPPTAMQSPDLQTNGQFDIEKYQRLLASPMARQSGMLAGLEAYYRTEIPKQKLFDQVASGAYFSDERLWQIYRDRHDSASVSYVVLGPQLLGSDTTVSVSDAEISQFYERNKKRFEKPGRAVVSLLTVPRTVTALDSADAKAKAERIRAEVVGGAKFEDVAKRESIDSVSAAQGGALGKRGKNSYVPAFEAAAYALKVGEISQPILTQFGYHIIKLNAKGNGDTLDLSHILVAVGQSDSSATRTDRRADSLASKAANLEDGKKFDDAAKSLGVTPVSVVTIENEPLSFAGRYVPSVSAWAFSGVRPGETSDLFDAPDAYYLARIDSLTPGGQQPLSEVKADIQRRLARDKRIEKLRPIGEQLVAAAKSGTLETAAAAKSLSVEKSQPFSRINAVPGLGQYTAAVGGAFAVPVGQVGGPFKGQDAMVVLRVDSRTDAQKTAFETEKSLLRQQMMQSLRQQKVEEFLTNLRESVKVEDKRSTVLAQLRRQSGT